The sequence CATTTTTTGGAATTAAGAAAGCTTGAGATTGTTGATGAGACGGTGTTTTGAGATTGATGATAGGGCGATCGGCTATGCTAGAAAGCATGGTTAAGCAATCAGCCTGGAGTTTTCCCTATGCCTCAAGCCTTGAAAGCAATTTACCGTAACGGTACATTTATCCTCCAAACAGCTTTTGAATTGCCTGAAGGGACTGAGGTTGAGTTGCTGATTCAGTCTCCTCAAGTTGTGTCACCACCAATTGTTGATGTAGAAACTAAGCGGCAGTTTTTGAAATCGCTGATTGAGCGAATGCAGCAAAACCCAATTCCAATGAACGCTCCTCGATTCACACGGGATATGCTGCATGAACGCCGTTGATACTAATATTTTGATTTATGTCAATGATCCTCGTGATCCAGTTAAGCAAGGTGTAGCAATTGCTCTTGTATCTGCTCTGACAGAAGGTGTTTTGTTATGGCAAGTTGCTTGTGAATATTTAGCGGCTAGTCGCAAACTGGAATCGTTGGGATACAACAGAGCGCAAGCCTATCAGTACATTCGTGACTTACAACAGGTCTGGTACACAGCACTTCCAACATGGAGTGTGATTGATCGTGCGGAGAATTTGATGAGCCATTTTAATCTATCTCATTGGGATTCAATGATCATTGCTGCTTGTTTAGAAGCAGATACTCACACGCTCTACACGGAAGATCTTGGATACTCAAGTATTGATGGGCTGAAAATTGTCAATCCATTTAAAGTTCCTTGAAGGTGTACGGCATAACAACCCCCTTGCAGCGGACGGAATAAAGATCTGGGTGGTGCTGCAAAAGTTACTTACCGCCGCTGAAGGGGAACGTTATACGCTTCTCAGAAGTCCGACCCCTTGTCGCTCAATCACGCGCTCGCGGGGAGCACGCAATGCTAGCCTTTGAGGTAACCGTGAACGGCAAACGCCGATACGTGGCGGGTCATGTAGATGCGCAATCGGTGCAGCTAATGCTCTGGGGAGGCGATCGCTTCGTACCAGTCGCAAGTCTCAATACTTTCGTCGCTATTCCGAACGATAGTCCTGGTGGCCTCGCGACCCTCTCGTACGAACCTGAGCGCATGGCGATCGGCGATGAATTGAGAATACGCATAGTCGATGTGGAAGCGCCTGATGTGCCGGTGAAACGGAGCGACGGCGAGGGTAACTATCAAATCGAGTTCGGCGTGTCGGAGTAAGCGGTCCCTCCATGCCCGCGTATAACAAGCAGTTGCAGCGGACGGTGACAAGGTATCGCGGGCGCGCCGCCGCTGAACTGCGGCGTTGGGCCGCTTTGTGTTATCTGTGGGGACAGTAACCGAAAGACTGTCTGTTGGGTGCGGGATGTTCAGTTGGTCATATAGATTGGGTTCTATAAGTTAAGACAGTCGATGAACCAACTAAAGCAGTGCTGCAAGAATTCGGTACGTTACCAAACCTGAAATTATCAGAGAGGCAAAGATTGCCTGAGTGTTCTGCAATTTACTTTGCGATCGCTCGTGATCAAGTTCTTTATGTTGGATTAGCAACAAATCTACGAAGTCGTTGGCAAAACCATCATCGTTTGCCACAGCTTGAAGCAGTCAATAAACGATGCGAAGTCAAGTTATTTTGGCTTGGTTGCGCTCAGAATCAGCTTAATGATCTTGAGCGGCAGTACATTGAGTATTACTGCCCGACCTTAAACCAAACAAAAGTACCAGAGCGACAGATAGTTCCTAGCTTTCAGATGCTCACGCTGTCGCTGAAGAAATTGAACGAACGAGTACTTGGTTTTGGGGTATGTCCAGCCAGTGACAAACACCTGAAAACACTGATCCTAGGTTACTTGGCTGATTACAGAGAGATACGACTTGCAACAACCACTCTTCGTAAGACCTTACAGGCGATTACAAGAAAGCCAAATAGTCTATTTAGATGGACAGAGGTTGTTCGACGCAGAGATGGTGCTCATTGGTGGACAAGATGTAACGGCATCGAAATTCGGCTAATTCCCTGGTTTGAAGAACGCATTATGCACAATCCCAGTATGTATGAAGTTATGGCAGAGAAACGCTTTGGTGCATGGACTTCAATTCCTATGCCTGAGTACGAAGCTATGCGACAAGAAGTGAGAGCCATGTCCTTTACTGAGAGACTAGAATTGGCTCGCAGTTCGGGAATTGGTCAAAAATTATTTCCCTTAGAGTGTGGCGCACAATTTTTTACTGTTAGTGGGGTGGAAATCCTTTGTTTAACTGACCATCAGCTACAAACTTTGCTATCGAAGCATTCGCATTTACAAGAGCAGTATCCTACAGTATGTGCTATCGATAGTGATCCAGTACCAATGCTGGGGTTCTAATCCAATACTCTTGCTAGTTGCAGCAGCCCAACACTTCATGGCAGCGGACGGACGAAGCCGCTTGTGGTGTTGCCAAGGTTGTCTGCCGCCGCTGCATTTTGCCGTTAGCTGGCTTCGATTTTGGGCTGGGGGGTACAGAAAGGCTATCTGCTGGTATTTACCTGCGCTGGTTCTTGCAGTTTCGGTATAACCAAGGTATAACTGAAGAGTAGGAATTTCAGTTAAGATCGCTATGAAAACTGCAATTTCCCTTCCAGATTCAGTTTTTGATGAGGCGGAAGCACTGGCCCAACAGTTGGGATTGTCACGCAGCGAGCTTTACACGAAAGCGTTGCAAGCATATTTGAAAAAGTACAACCGTAATCAAATCTTGCACAAGCTGAACCAAGTTTACTCCCAAGAGTCTTCTGAACTAGATCCTACGATAGCAAAGATGCAATATATGTCTCTCCCACGTGAGGATTGGTAATGTATCGGGGGGAAATTTGGTGGGCGAATTTACCTGATCCAGTAGGTTCAGAGCCTGGATACCGCCGTCCCGTTTTAGTCGTTCAAGATGATACCTTTACTCAAAGCCGTATCAATACAGTCATCGTTGTCATTATCACTTCAAATATTCAGTTGGCAGAAGCTCCAGGCAATGTATTGTTACCGCAAGGAGCAACAGGCTTGTCTAGAGATTCAGTCGCTAATGTATCTCAAATTCTCACAGTCGATAAAACATTCTTGGTTGAATGTATTGGTTCCCTACCAAGCGGCTTGCAGGAGGAGATAGATGATGGACTACGAACAATCTTGTATCTGTAGCAACGCCAGCTAACAAGTCGCTGCACCGGAACGCTGCAAGTTGGTCGGTTGAGTATTCAAGGCCATCTGCGTCCGGTGAGCGGGAACGTTAGGCCCCACAGAATGAACAGTGCGGTGCGCCAATGCCTTCAAACAGCCGTCTGGCTCGCTTTGACTTGTGGCGCGGTTGTCGTCGGAAGTGCACTCGCGACTGACTCGATCATTCAGGCCCCAAACGTCGTTCCAATTTCGGCATCGCTGGTCACTTCAGGTCAACCTACACGGGAGGCATTATCAAAGTTGTCGACGCAAGGCTTCGGTGCAGTCATTTACCTGGCACCACCTACGGTTCATGACGCAGTCGCCGGCGAGGCAGAGATTATCCGCAGCCAAGGCCTGGATTTCGTCAACATCCCGATTCCGTTCGGCAAGCCAACCGAGGCCGATTGCGAATCATTCGTCACGGCGATGAACAAAATCCGTGACCGAAAGGTACTGGTTCACTGCCAAGTCAACATGCGCGCGTCAAGCATGACATTCCTGTATCGCGTGATCGTAGACCACGAAGCGCCAGACCAAGCCTACCAAGCAGTTGCCAAGGTCTGGTCCCCGGAGGGCCCTTGGAAGAAACTGCTCGTTACCGAGCTGCGAAAAGCTGGAATTGACTTCGAACCCTATTAGAATGTGGCCTAACCCGCGGCTCAACCGGACGCGCTCCAGTCGGCTTCGCCTCCTTGCGCGCGCCGGTTAGCCGCAACGTTAGGCATACAAATCTCCCTCTTGCCAAGGATGATGTATTGGGTCATCAGACAGAAGCGTTAAGCTAATTAAACTGCTAATGTTTATCAGCCATGAGTCATGGGTTCATTCTTCCACCTGGCTACACAATTCGTTCAGCCAACAACCAAGTAGATAGGTGGGCGGTTTATAGATTGCTGGTTTTGGAGCGTGAGGAGGAGCCTTCCTATGCCAAATTAGTAATGGTCTTACTACATCCTTATACTCTCGGTTTTCTTATTCTGTTAGGTCTTACTTTCCTGTTTGTAGCTTTTATATTTCCAATAAATCATTGGTTTTATATACTTATTTTTTTCGTCTTGTTCTTTTTAGGATGGGTTGGTTTCTTTCAATTTGGTTTTATATACGATCTATTCTCAGAAAACGAAAGAATACTTGTCATTGCACTATACCAGGAACAGGTAGTAGGTTCTGCATTGATAGCTTCTCGGGAAGATTATTCAGCTCTGTTAGGAGTGTATGTTACTCCTAGTCATCGTTATAGAGGCGTAGGTAGTAATTTAATTCAGAATATTTTGCAAAGAGGCTTACTTCCAATGTACGTTAATGCACCAATTAGCTTGCAGCAGTTCTATGCTCGTTTGGGCTTCATTAGAACTAATGTAAAAACAGGTTACAACATGGTTATACAGGCTTTGAACTAACTAAAATCTACTTGACATAAATGTATGCCTAACACCGCGTGGCAGCGGACGGAAGAAAGCTACTGGTGCTGAGTTCGAGTTTGTCTGCCGCCGCTGCACTTCACCGTTAGGTCGCTTCATCTAGCTGGTAAGACAGTACACAAAGTCCTCTATCTGAGTTCTGCGTTTTAGTGATTAGCTGTGATGGTTGGGTTGAGAATCATCAAGGGATCTGGGATATTGCGATAATTCATAGTACAATCGATCCAATTTAGCCAATATGTCTGATTCAGAGTAAACTAGCTCCTTGAGTCGTTTCAGTAGTTGTAGCTTGTGCTTTTAACAGATATCCCGAACCAGCAGCCTGGATTATTTGCAATAAGGTATTCCAATCGAGACTTTACTCAAAAGGAAGCTTGGGGCAAGAATTGTTTCAACACTTCGTTTCCAGCTTCTCTCTGTTCTTACCTGTACAATAAAAATCTTGACAACATCTATATTAAGCTCAACTCAAATCTAGAGATTGAGCATTCAAGTATTAGCACAGATTCTTTTTACAGAATTAACCCAGACTCAGAAAATGTTTTTTATGCTTTTGAAACTCAATTTACTCCGTACCAGAGATATTTGATTGGTGCCCTTCCGAGAGCAGATTTAGTTACTCAACAAAGAGACACTGGAGTTTGCCTCCAGGCAATTGAAGTAAAATTAACAGCTTTGCCGGACAACTCAACGTGTGATTTCCTAGATGAAAGCCTTTATGGATGTGAAATAGTCGTCAGACCTGATACTATTGCCTATTTAGCTTGTAGTATTGCTGAACATTTTGTACAGAACATCAATTTACTACAAAATCTGATTGTAGGGAACTTTGAAGAAATCAATGATTGGACAGAACCTCTAGAAGTAATACCCCATCTCGCCAATATGTTTGACTCTATTAAAGCGATCATATTGACAATGCTGGAAGAGCAGAAACCTTCCATAATGCAGCCTATATGGAAAACCATAGGTAAATCTCCCAAGCTTGCAGATAACTGCTTAGATGTGTTTGTTTGGAGCAATCTTGCTTTTATAAAACTAATCCTAGACTCAAGTAGATTGGATAGCAAACCGACTCAAACAATAACTATTGGTAGACATATTCGTGCTGTTGTTTGGCTCTTTAAAATGATTCATGATTTTAGCCTGCAATCTCAGTTTAATTATGGAAGAATTGTTGACATTGCGTACAACACAAAGAATGATAAAGCTTTTTCGGTTAGTGGAAGATTTACAAATTCCTATATGAGATCAGAAGTATTAAGAATGCCAAGAATTCAGAAGAACGAAATCAAAGAAATTATTTTAGGTGGAGGTCAAAATTTGTTGAGTCCAGAGAGAAGGTTTGATGCCATAATCTATAACTCTTCTGATTTGTTCGACTAGTAGAACGTATAGCTTATGACTTCTAAAGTTGGATCTTTAAGAATGAGAACAGTAGATCTATTTTCTGGTTGCGGAGGAATGTCGCTCGGATTTCAAAATGCTGGGTTTGATATAATAGCCGCTTTTGACTCC comes from Neosynechococcus sphagnicola sy1 and encodes:
- a CDS encoding type II toxin-antitoxin system PemK/MazF family toxin, coding for MYRGEIWWANLPDPVGSEPGYRRPVLVVQDDTFTQSRINTVIVVIITSNIQLAEAPGNVLLPQGATGLSRDSVANVSQILTVDKTFLVECIGSLPSGLQEEIDDGLRTILYL
- a CDS encoding protein tyrosine phosphatase family protein; this encodes MNSAVRQCLQTAVWLALTCGAVVVGSALATDSIIQAPNVVPISASLVTSGQPTREALSKLSTQGFGAVIYLAPPTVHDAVAGEAEIIRSQGLDFVNIPIPFGKPTEADCESFVTAMNKIRDRKVLVHCQVNMRASSMTFLYRVIVDHEAPDQAYQAVAKVWSPEGPWKKLLVTELRKAGIDFEPY
- a CDS encoding PIN domain-containing protein, translating into MNAVDTNILIYVNDPRDPVKQGVAIALVSALTEGVLLWQVACEYLAASRKLESLGYNRAQAYQYIRDLQQVWYTALPTWSVIDRAENLMSHFNLSHWDSMIIAACLEADTHTLYTEDLGYSSIDGLKIVNPFKVP
- a CDS encoding HindVP family restriction endonuclease, whose translation is MLLTDIPNQQPGLFAIRYSNRDFTQKEAWGKNCFNTSFPASLCSYLYNKNLDNIYIKLNSNLEIEHSSISTDSFYRINPDSENVFYAFETQFTPYQRYLIGALPRADLVTQQRDTGVCLQAIEVKLTALPDNSTCDFLDESLYGCEIVVRPDTIAYLACSIAEHFVQNINLLQNLIVGNFEEINDWTEPLEVIPHLANMFDSIKAIILTMLEEQKPSIMQPIWKTIGKSPKLADNCLDVFVWSNLAFIKLILDSSRLDSKPTQTITIGRHIRAVVWLFKMIHDFSLQSQFNYGRIVDIAYNTKNDKAFSVSGRFTNSYMRSEVLRMPRIQKNEIKEIILGGGQNLLSPERRFDAIIYNSSDLFD
- a CDS encoding GNAT family N-acetyltransferase; its protein translation is MSHGFILPPGYTIRSANNQVDRWAVYRLLVLEREEEPSYAKLVMVLLHPYTLGFLILLGLTFLFVAFIFPINHWFYILIFFVLFFLGWVGFFQFGFIYDLFSENERILVIALYQEQVVGSALIASREDYSALLGVYVTPSHRYRGVGSNLIQNILQRGLLPMYVNAPISLQQFYARLGFIRTNVKTGYNMVIQALN
- a CDS encoding antitoxin family protein, whose protein sequence is MPQALKAIYRNGTFILQTAFELPEGTEVELLIQSPQVVSPPIVDVETKRQFLKSLIERMQQNPIPMNAPRFTRDMLHERR
- a CDS encoding GIY-YIG nuclease family protein, with the translated sequence MLQEFGTLPNLKLSERQRLPECSAIYFAIARDQVLYVGLATNLRSRWQNHHRLPQLEAVNKRCEVKLFWLGCAQNQLNDLERQYIEYYCPTLNQTKVPERQIVPSFQMLTLSLKKLNERVLGFGVCPASDKHLKTLILGYLADYREIRLATTTLRKTLQAITRKPNSLFRWTEVVRRRDGAHWWTRCNGIEIRLIPWFEERIMHNPSMYEVMAEKRFGAWTSIPMPEYEAMRQEVRAMSFTERLELARSSGIGQKLFPLECGAQFFTVSGVEILCLTDHQLQTLLSKHSHLQEQYPTVCAIDSDPVPMLGF